One Stegostoma tigrinum isolate sSteTig4 chromosome 47, sSteTig4.hap1, whole genome shotgun sequence genomic window carries:
- the psmb4 gene encoding LOW QUALITY PROTEIN: proteasome subunit beta type-4 (The sequence of the model RefSeq protein was modified relative to this genomic sequence to represent the inferred CDS: deleted 1 base in 1 codon): MKMAAVTGGISVPGPGRFYSVPGSELPGAVSRTLSPMVTGTSVLGVKFDGGVILAADMLGSYGSMARFRNIPRLMRVNDNTVLGASGDYADYQYLKQAIEQMMIDEELLGDGYSYSPKAIHSWLTRVMYNRRCKMNPLWNTVIIGGMNNGESFLGYVDKLGVAYEASTVATGFGAYLAQPLMREVAEKQLISKDEARQLIERCLKVLYYRDARSYNRYQIATVSAAGVQIEGPMSADTNWEIAHMIRGFE, encoded by the exons ATGAAGATGGCGGCGGTGACGGGAGGAATCTCGGTGCCGGGGCCTGGCCGTTTTTACTCGGTGCCTGGCTCCGAGCTGCCGGGGGCGGTCAGCCGCACGCT GAGCCCCATGGTGACAGGGACCTCAGTGCTGGGGGTGAAGTTCGACGGTGGGGTCATTCTAGCCGCTGACATGCTGGGCTCCTACGGTTCGATGGCCCGCTTCCGGAACATTCCCAGGCTCATGAGGGTGAACGACAACACAGTCCTGGGCGCATCAGGCGACTACGCTGACTACCAGTACCTCAAGCAGGCCATCGAGCAGATGAT GATTGATGAAGAGCTGCTGGGAGATGGTTACAGTTACAGTCCGAAAGCTATCCACTCCTGGCTCACCAGG GTCATGTACAACAG GAGGTGTAAGATGAATCCTCTGTGGAACACAGTCATCATTGGTGGGATGAACAACGGTGAGAG TTTCCTAGGTTACGTGGACAAATTGGGGGTGGCCTATGAGGCTTCGACAGTGGCCACTGGCTTCGGGGCGTACCTGGCGCAG CCCCTGATGAGGGAGGTGGCGGAGAAGCAGCTGATCTCGAAGGACGAAGCTCGCCAGCTGATTGAGCGCTGCCTGAAGGTCCTCTATTACCGTGACGCACGCTCCTATAACCGG TACCAGATTGCGACGGTGTCAGCTGCTGGTGTACAGATCGAAGGGCCGATGTCAGCAGACACCAACTGGGAAATCGCGCACATGATCAG GGGGTTTGAATAG